From Medicago truncatula cultivar Jemalong A17 chromosome 7, MtrunA17r5.0-ANR, whole genome shotgun sequence, a single genomic window includes:
- the LOC25499695 gene encoding GRF1-interacting factor 1 isoform X2: MQQHLMQMQPMMAAYYPNNVTTDHIQQYLDENKSLILKIVESQNSGKLSECAENQARLQRNLMYLAAIADSQPQPPTMAGQYPSGGGMMQGQQQQGGAHYMQAQQMTQQQQLMAARSSLLFAQQQQQQPYSALQQHQLGGGGTSGLHMMQSEACSNMNVGGSSSSTLGSGGGFPDFIRGGGEGLHRSLIGGSGKQQEIGMSSSSDQGRGGGGDGGENLYLKSSDDGN, translated from the exons ATGCAGCAGCACCTGATGCAGATGCAGCCCATGATGGCAGCTTACTATCCAAACAACGTCACCACTGATCACATTCAACAG TACTTGGATGAGAACAAGTCTTTGATTCTGAAGATTGTAGAGAGTCAGAATTCGGGCAAGCTTAGCGAGTGTGCCGA gAATCAAGCAAGGCTACAGAGAAATCTCATGTACCTAGCTGCAATAGCTGATTCTCAACCTCAACCTCCAACCATGGCCGGTCAG TACCCTTCTGGTGGTGGAATGATGCAGGGTCAGCAGCAGCAGGGAGGAGCACACTACATGCAGGCTCAGCAGAtgacacaacaacaacaactaatggCTGCACGTTCCTCCCTTTTATTTGCAcagcaacagcagcagcaaccTTACTCAGCCCTTCAACAGCACCAACTTGGAGGCGGTGGAACTTCAGGACTACACATGATGCAAAGCGAAGCCTGTAGCAATATGAACGTGGGAGGAAGTAGTAGCTCAACATTGGGTTCTGGTGGTGGGTTTCCTGACTTCATCCGCGGTGGAGGAGAGGGTTTGCACAGAAGTCTTATTGGAGGTAGTGGCAAGCAACAAGAGATTGGGATGAGTTCTTCATCTGATCAAGGTCGAGGCGGCGGTGGTGATGGCGGCGAAAACCTTTACCTCAAATCTTCTGATGATGGGAACTAG
- the LOC25499695 gene encoding GRF1-interacting factor 1 isoform X1, translating into MQQHLMQMQPMMAAYYPNNVTTDHIQQYLDENKSLILKIVESQNSGKLSECAENQARLQRNLMYLAAIADSQPQPPTMAGQQYPSGGGMMQGQQQQGGAHYMQAQQMTQQQQLMAARSSLLFAQQQQQQPYSALQQHQLGGGGTSGLHMMQSEACSNMNVGGSSSSTLGSGGGFPDFIRGGGEGLHRSLIGGSGKQQEIGMSSSSDQGRGGGGDGGENLYLKSSDDGN; encoded by the exons ATGCAGCAGCACCTGATGCAGATGCAGCCCATGATGGCAGCTTACTATCCAAACAACGTCACCACTGATCACATTCAACAG TACTTGGATGAGAACAAGTCTTTGATTCTGAAGATTGTAGAGAGTCAGAATTCGGGCAAGCTTAGCGAGTGTGCCGA gAATCAAGCAAGGCTACAGAGAAATCTCATGTACCTAGCTGCAATAGCTGATTCTCAACCTCAACCTCCAACCATGGCCGGTCAG CAGTACCCTTCTGGTGGTGGAATGATGCAGGGTCAGCAGCAGCAGGGAGGAGCACACTACATGCAGGCTCAGCAGAtgacacaacaacaacaactaatggCTGCACGTTCCTCCCTTTTATTTGCAcagcaacagcagcagcaaccTTACTCAGCCCTTCAACAGCACCAACTTGGAGGCGGTGGAACTTCAGGACTACACATGATGCAAAGCGAAGCCTGTAGCAATATGAACGTGGGAGGAAGTAGTAGCTCAACATTGGGTTCTGGTGGTGGGTTTCCTGACTTCATCCGCGGTGGAGGAGAGGGTTTGCACAGAAGTCTTATTGGAGGTAGTGGCAAGCAACAAGAGATTGGGATGAGTTCTTCATCTGATCAAGGTCGAGGCGGCGGTGGTGATGGCGGCGAAAACCTTTACCTCAAATCTTCTGATGATGGGAACTAG
- the LOC25499698 gene encoding F-box protein At5g03970 produces the protein MAKWKKKKKKRAKTSNDNNIDIISSVYDVLNCDDIMHEILLRVPPSTVFKSILVSKRWLHFICTSSFHRRYLTQWGQNYRQLGFFVCNFLYLGRPRDGYRRPSWEPALPFLSTCKEGDDLVRSGILKKLGYFMDSCNGVILSGVHPKTYYVYDKMSKQRFQLPEPQQFYKTLCMALIVEEYLEGDICYKVIRAKCESKLKERNTASVETYSSKTGKWKQSTLMCSSPFSLRPRTVGMVVAGVVHWLAIWGKLAIYDPRLGDRNVALVKLPAGVLSQEHEESVLGESSDGLLQYGQSNNLGLEIWVLEKEPAVNPSTYCNCTHLKYNWIPRWRLNFKAIWKQIPTFSLYFKETQILSFLPKNSASVFIRLGWNIFLCDLETKTAEVVNYQGRGASISWESSKVVPYFLPAWPRSSSVS, from the coding sequence ATGGcgaaatggaagaagaagaagaagaagagagcgAAAACGagtaatgataataatattgatattattAGTAGTGTTTATGATGTACTTAATTGTGATGATATCATGCATGAGATTCTACTTCGTGTACCACCATCAACTGTCTTCAAATCAATCCTTGTGTCCAAAAGATGGCTCCATTTTATATGCACTTCTTCCTTTCATCGTCGTTATTTGACTCAATGGGGCCAAAATTATCGTCAATTAGGGTTTTTTGTATGCAACTTTCTGTATCTTGGAAGGCCTCGTGATGGTTATCGTCGTCCTTCTTGGGAGCCTGCACTTCCGTTTTTGTCCACTTGTAAAGAGGGTGATGATTTGGTGCGTTCTGGAATTCTCAAAAAACTTGGTTACTTTATGGATTCTTGTAATGGTGTTATACTCTCTGGTGTACACCCGAAGACTTACTATGTTTATGATAAGATGAGCAAGCAACGGTTTCAGCTCCCGGAGCCTCAGCAGTTTTATAAAACTCTCTGTATGGCGTTGATTGTTGAGGAATATCTTGAGGGTGATATTTGTTACAAGGTGATCCGTGCGAAATGTGAATCTAAGCTTAAGGAACGCAACACTGCATCGGTTGAGACTTACTCGTCGAAAACTGGGAAATGGAAGCAGTCTACTCTGATGTGTTCTTCACCTTTTTCGTTGCGCCCAAGGACTGTAGGTATGGTGGTTGCAGGAGTTGTGCACTGGCTTGCAATTTGGGGAAAACTTGCTATTTATGATCCGCGTTTAGGGGATAGGAATGTAGCTTTGGTTAAATTACCGGCTGGTGTGTTATCACAGGAGCACGAGGAATCTGTTCTTGGGGAATCGTCAGATGGGCTATTGCAGTATGGTCAGAGCAATAATTTGGGTTTGGAGATATGGGTTCTTGAGAAGGAGCCAGCAGTTAACCCATCCACTTACTGCAACTGTACTCATTTGAAGTACAATTGGATTCCGAGGTGGAGATTGAATTTCAAAGCAATATGGAAGCAGATACCAACCTTTAGCTTGTATTTTAAAGAGACTCAGATACTATCATTTCTTCCTAAGAATTCTGCATCTGTGTTTATTAGACTGGGCTGGAACATTTTCCTGTGTGATTTGGAGACCAAGACAGCAGAAGTAGTTAATTATCAGGGTCGAGGAGCGTCCATTTCATGGGAATCTAGTAAAGTGGTTCCTTACTTTCTGCCTGCTTGGCCACGCTCTTCATCCGTGTCATGA
- the LOC25499697 gene encoding myosin-11 — MGTPVNIIVGSHVWIEDPDISWVDGQVSKITGQDAEIETTNGKKVVAKLSKILPKDMEAPAGGVDDMTKLSYLHEPGVLENLKIRYELNEIYTYTGNILIAINPFQRLPHLYDAHMMQQYKGAPFGELSPHVFAVADVAYRAMINEKKSNSILVSGESGAGKTETTKMLMQYLAYLGGRAATEGRTVEQQVLESNPVLEAFGNAKTVRNNNSSRFGKFVEIQFDKSGRISGAAIRTYLLERSRVCQVNDPERNYHCFYLLCAAPQEEIEKYKLGHPKTYHYLNQSKCYELADISDAREYLATRRAMDIVGISQKEQEAIFRVVAAILHIGNIDFTKGKEVDSSVPKDDKAKFHLNTTAELLMCDVGALEDALCKRVMVTPEEIIKRSLDPQSAQISRDGFAKTMYSRLFDWLVDKINNSIGQDANSKSLIGVLDIYGFESFKSNSFEQFCINFTNEKLQQHFNQHVFKMEQEEYTKEQINWSYIEFVDNQDVLDLIEKKPGGIVALLDEACMFPKSTHETFSNKLYQTFKNHKRFIKPKLSRTDFTIAHYAGEVQYQSDQFLDKNKDYVVPEHQDLLSSSKCSFVAGLFPPPPEETSKSSKFSSIGSRFKLQLQQLMETLNSTEPHYVRCVKPNNLLKPAVFENVNIMQQLRCGGVLEAIRISCAGYPTRRAFFEFINRFSLLAPEATEGNLDEKAGCHKILEKMGLKGYQIGKTKVFLRAGQMAELDARRAQVLSVAAKTIQRRVRTYQARRHYLALRKKTIYVQSLWRGRLACKLYQNLRREAAAVKIQKHVRRYESRKSYNKLHASVLTLQTALRAIAARKEFNYRKRTKASTIIQARWRCHNASSYYKRLKKGSIVTQCRWRGRVARKELRSLKMASRETGALKEAKDKLEKRVEELTWRLQLEKSLRTNLEESKAQEIAKLQNSLQDMQSKVDETTSVLAKERENAKKSIEEAPPVIQETQVIVEDTQKVESLTAEVESLKTSLESEKQKSDDFEKKYNEAQAYSEERSKKLEDTEKKARQLQESLTRLEEKINNLESENQVLRQQAVSMAPNKFLSGRSRSIIQRVDSGHIGVEGKPPHLDMHSPSMNHRESTEVEDKPQRSLNEKQQENQELLIRCIAQHLGFAGNRPIAACIIYKCLLHWRSFEVERTSVFDRIIQTIGHAIETQENNDILAYWLSNASTLLLLLQRTLKASGAAGMAPQRRRSSSATLFGRMTQSFRGAPAGVNISLINGSMNGGGDTLRQVEAKYPALLFKQQLTAYVEKIYGMIRDNLKKEISPLLGLCIQAPRTSRASLVKGSSRSVANTEAQKALIAHWQGIVKSLGNFLNTLKANNVPPFLVRKVFTQIFSFINVQLFNSLLLRRECCSFSNGEYVKAGLAELEHWCYKATDEYAGPAWDELKHIRQAIGFLVIHQKPKKTLDEISHDLCPVLSIQQLYRISTMYWDDKYGTHSVAPDVISNMRVLMTEDSNNAVSNSFLLDDDSSIPFSVDDISKSNEQIDISDIEPPPLIRENSGFSFLLPRPD, encoded by the exons ATG GGGACTCCTGTGAATATTATTGTGGGTTCTCATGTCTGGATCGAAGATCCAGATATATCTTGGGTTGATGGACAGGTTTCCAAAATCACTGGACAGGATGCAGAAATTGAAACGACAAATGGAAAGAAG GTTGTTGCAAAGTTATCAAAAATATTACCCAAAGATATGGAAGCTCCAGCTGGGGGAGTGGATGATATGACTAAATTGTCCTATTTGCATGAGCCTGGAGTCCTGGAGAATTTAAAAATTAGATATGAATTGAATGAAATATAT ACTTATACCGGAAACATATTGATTGCAATAAATCCATTCCAAAGATTACCTCATCTTTATGATGCACACATGATGCAACAGTACAAGGGAGCGCCATTTGGAGAGTTGAGCCCTCATGTATTTGCAGTTGCTGATGTTGCATATAg GGCAATGATtaatgaaaagaaaagcaatTCAATTCTGGTCAGTGGGGAAAGTGGAGCTGGTAAAACTGAAACTACGAAAATGCTTATGCAATACCTTGCTTACTTAGGTGGTAGGGCAGCCACTGAAGGACGAACCGTTGAACAACAAGTTCTTGAA TCAAATCCagttttggaagcatttggTAATGCTAAAACTGTCAGGAATAACAATTCCAG TCGTTTTGGTAAGTTTGTTGAGATCCAATTTGATAAGAGTGGAAGAATCTCAGGCGCAGCCATTCGTACGTACCTTCTTGAGAGATCACGGGTTTGCCAAGTTAATGACCCAGAACGTAACTACCACTGCTTCTATCTTCTTTGTGCTGCACCACAAGAG GAAATCGAGAAATACAAATTAGGACATCCTAAAACATATCACTACCTTAACCAGTCGAAATGCTATGAATTGGCTGATATAAGCGATGCTCGTGAGTATCTTGCCACCAGGAGAGCTATGGATATCGTTGGAATAAGCCAAAAAGAGCAG GAAGCAATTTTCAGAGTTGTTGCTGCAATTCTTCATATTGGCAATATTGATTTTACCAAAGGAAAGGAAGTCGACTCATCGGTTCCAAAAGATGATAAAGCCAAATTCCACTTGAACACAACTGCTGAGCTCCTCAT GTGTGATGTAGGTGCCTTGGAAGATGCATTATGTAAGCGTGTCATGGTCACCCCTGAGGAAATTATAAAACGGAGCCTTGATCCCCAAAGTGCACAAATCAGCAGAGATGGCTTCGCAAAAACAATGTATTCTAGGCTCTTTGACTG GTTGGTGGACAAGATTAACAATTCAATTGGACAAGATGCCAATTCTAAATCTTTGATCGGGGTCCTTGATATCTATGGTTTCGAAAGCTTTAAATCTAACAG TTTTGAGCAGTTCTGCATTAATTTTACAAATGAGAAGTTGCAACAGCATTTCAATCAG CACGTGTTTAAAATGGAACAAGAAGAATATACAAAGGAACAGATCAATTGGAGCTACATTGAATTTGTTGACAATCAAGATGTTTTGGACCTTATTGAAAAG AAACCTGGAGGAATCGTTGCTCTCCTTGATGAAGCTTG CATGTTTCCGAAGTCAACACATGAAACATTTTCGAACAAGCTTTATCAAACATTTAAGAATCACAAGCGCTTTATTAAACCAAAATTGTCTCGAACAGATTTTACTATTGCTCATTATGCAGGCGAG GTGCAGTACCAGTCTGACCAATTTTTAGATAAAAACAAGGATTACGTGGTTCCTGAACATCAAGATTTATTGAGTTCTTCCAAATGTTCTTTCGTAGCGGGCCTTTTTCCTCCACCTCCAGAAGAGACATCAAAATCTTCAAAGTTTTCTTCGATTGGTTCTCGTTTTAAG CTGCAACTACAGCAACTAATGGAGACATTAAACTCAACTGAGCCTCATTACGTTAGATGTGTGAAACCAAACAACCTTCTCAAGCCTGCAGTTTTTGAGAATGTCAACATTATGCAACAACTTCGATGTGGT GGTGTTTTAGAGGCAATCAGGATTAGTTGTGCTGGGTACCCAACTCGCCGTGCTTTCTTTGAGTTTATAAACCGATTTTCCCTCCTTGCCCCAGAGGCCACGGAAGGAAA CCTTGATGAGAAGGCTGGTTGCCATAAGATTCTAGAAAAGATGGGGCTTAAAGGATATCAG ATTGGGAAAACAAAGGTATTTCTAAGAGCAGGTCAGATGGCTGAACTGGATGCCCGAAGAGCTCAAGTACTAAGTGTAGCAGCAAAAACTATCCAACGGCGTGTACGAACCTATCAGGCTCGTAGACATTATCTTGCGTTACGAAAGAAAACCATATACGTACAGTCTCTATGGAGAG GAAGACTTGCATGCAAACTTTATCAGAACCTGAGAAGGGAGGCTGCTGCTGTGAAAATTCAGAAGCACGTACGCAGATATGAATCGAGGAAATCCTACAATAAACTCCATGCATCAGTGCTTACTTTGCAAACAGCTTTGAGGGCAATCGCTGCCCGTAAGGAGTTCAATTATAGGAAACGGACTAAAGCTTCCACCATTATTCAG GCTCGCTGGCGGTGCCACAACGCTTCCTCATATTATAAAAGGCTGAAGAAAGGTTCAATTGTGACACAATGCCGATGGAGGGGGCGTGTAGCTAGAAAAGAGCTTAGGAGCCTGAAAATG GCTTCAAGAGAAACTGGTGCACTTAAAGAAGCAAAGGATAAGCTTGAAAAACGAGTGGAGGAACTCACATGGCGCCTCCAACTAGAAAAAAGTTTAAGG ACCAATCTAGAAGAATCCAAAGCACAAGAGATAGCAAAACTGCAGAACTCCCTGCAGGATATGCAGAGCAAAGTTGATGAAACCACTTCCGTGCTTGCAAAGGAGCGAGAGAATGCAAAAAAATCCATTGAAGAAGCACCTCCTGTTATTCAAGAGACCCAGGTTATTGTTGAAGACACACAGAAGGTTGAATCACTAACAGCAGAAGTTGAGAGTTTAAAG ACGTCACTAGAGTCGGAGAAACAGAAATCTGatgattttgaaaagaaatacaATGAAGCCCAGGCTTATAGTGAAGAAAGGTCTAAAAAATTAGAAGACACAGAAAAGAAGGCTCGTCAGCTCCAAGAATCACTGACCAg GCTAGAAGAGAAGATTAATAATTTAGAATCAGAGAATCAGGTTCTACGCCAACAAGCTGTTTCTATGGCACCTAATAAGTTCCTCTCGGGACGCTCTCGATCAATTATTCAG AGAGTTGACAGTGGACATATTGGAGTGGAAGGAAAGCCGCCACATTTG GATATGCATAGCCCATCAATGAACCACAGGGAATCCACAGAGGTGGAGGATAAACCACAGAGGTCATTGAATGAGAAACAACAGGAGAATCAAGAGTTGCTCATTAGATGTATTGCACAACATCTAGGCTTTGCTGGGAATAGACCAATTGCTGCCTGTATCATATACAAATGCCTCTTGCATTGGAGATCATTTGAAGTTGAGCGTACAAGTGTGTTTGATCGTATAATCCAAACTATAGGCCATGCAATTGAG ACCCAGGAGAACAACGACATCTTGGCTTATTGGTTATCCAATGCTTCTACACTTCTCTTGTTGCTCCAGCGCACACTTAAAGCGAGTGGTGCTGCTGGAATGGCTCCTCAACGCCGCCGTTCTTCCTCAGCAACCCTGTTTGGGAGGATGACACAA AGTTTCCGTGGAGCTCCAGCAGGAGTCAATATTTCCCTAATCAATGGTAGCATGAATGGGGGAGGAGATACATTAAGACAGGTTGAGGCCAAGTATCCAGCTCTGCTTTTCAAACAGCAGCTTACAGCTTATGTGGAAAAGATATATGGAATGATTCGAGATAACTTGAAGAAAGAAATTTCTCCCTTGCTTGGACTATGCATCCAG GCACCAAGAACATCCAGAGCGAGCTTAGTTAAGGGATCATCACGTTCAGTTGCAAACACTGAAGCGCAAAAAGCCTTGATTGCTCACTGGCAGGGAATAGTCAAGAGCCTTGGAAACTTCTTAAATACTTTGAAAGCAAATAAT GTCCCCCCATTTTTGGTTAGGAAGGTGTTTACtcaaattttttctttcatcaatGTCCAACTCTTCAATAG TCTTCTCTTAAGACGGGAGTGCTGCTCATTTAGTAATGGAGAATATGTGAAAGCTGGTCTGGCTGAATTGGAGCATTGGTGTTATAAAGCAACCGATGAG TATGCAGGTCCAGCCTGGGATGAGCTCAAACATATTAGGCAAGCTATTGGATTTCtg GTCATACATCAAAAACCAAAGAAAACGTTGGACGAAATAAGTCATGACCTGTGTCCG GTCCTCAGTATCCAGCAGCTATATCGAATTAGTACCATGTACTGGGATGACAAGTATGGCACACATAGTGTGGCCCCTGAT GTAATATCCAATATGCGAGTGCTGATGACTGAAGATTCAAATAATGCAGTTAGTAATTCTTTCCTGTTGGATGATGATTCAAG CATTCCATTTTCTGTTGATGACATATCAAAGTCAAATGAACAGATAGATATCTCTGATATAGAGCCTCCGCCATTAATTCGCGAGAACTCTGGGTTTAGTTTCTTGTTGCCACGCCCAGATTGA